In Sinorhizobium numidicum, the following proteins share a genomic window:
- a CDS encoding MFS transporter, with protein MANLDRAAVPVSVSVLANPAADRWHFGIIALIAFLTLVDLFAAQAILPSLQTQFDVSRATMGFAVNASTFGMAAASLAVGMFGRGLDRRNGIWISLALLSVPTALLSVTQDITLFACLRVAQGLCMATAFTLTMAYLAERFPADRATGALAAYVTGNVASNLFGRILSAAVADVGGLSTNFLTFAFLNLVGAALVWATLKGTQRMMPHRRMRSVNRSWRALLGDWRLLNVFAIGFLLLFVFIGTYTYVNFRLIELGLSPMAVGLVYFVFLPSLFTTPLGGLISRTLGSGGGMMATLFAAVLGLLALLSTSLPLVLAGLALVAVGTFLAQALATSQVGRIAAAEKAAASGAYLACYYTGGLFGSLLVGQVYDRFGWNISVLTLIATLVLAMLLAAALRADHADNAIRSDYRNGQDTALPNSDGRPHA; from the coding sequence ATGGCGAATCTCGACCGCGCCGCGGTGCCGGTATCCGTCTCCGTTCTGGCAAATCCGGCGGCCGACCGCTGGCACTTCGGCATCATTGCACTCATAGCATTCCTGACGCTCGTCGATCTCTTCGCCGCCCAGGCAATCCTGCCGTCCCTGCAGACGCAGTTCGACGTCAGCCGAGCGACAATGGGCTTCGCAGTCAACGCCAGCACCTTCGGCATGGCGGCCGCCAGCCTTGCCGTCGGCATGTTCGGTCGCGGCCTAGACCGGCGCAACGGCATCTGGATCAGCTTAGCCTTGCTCTCCGTGCCGACGGCACTCCTATCGGTCACGCAAGACATAACGCTCTTCGCCTGCCTGCGCGTGGCGCAGGGTCTGTGCATGGCGACAGCATTCACCCTCACCATGGCATACCTCGCGGAGCGTTTTCCGGCCGACCGCGCAACAGGCGCACTGGCGGCCTATGTCACCGGCAACGTCGCCAGCAATCTCTTCGGCCGCATTCTGTCGGCGGCCGTCGCCGATGTCGGCGGACTGTCGACTAACTTTCTGACCTTCGCCTTTCTCAATCTGGTGGGCGCGGCCCTGGTGTGGGCCACCTTAAAGGGGACACAGCGCATGATGCCGCACCGGCGGATGCGAAGCGTGAACCGGAGCTGGCGCGCCTTGCTCGGCGATTGGCGGTTGCTAAACGTGTTTGCGATCGGCTTCCTCCTGCTCTTCGTGTTCATAGGGACCTACACCTACGTCAACTTCCGGCTTATCGAGCTGGGCCTCTCGCCGATGGCCGTGGGCCTCGTCTATTTCGTCTTCCTGCCTTCTCTGTTCACGACTCCGCTCGGCGGGCTGATCTCGCGTACTCTCGGGTCCGGAGGGGGAATGATGGCCACGCTCTTCGCAGCCGTCCTCGGGCTGCTTGCCCTGCTCAGCACCAGTCTGCCGCTCGTGCTCGCCGGGCTCGCGCTGGTCGCCGTCGGCACATTTCTGGCGCAGGCCCTTGCAACGAGCCAGGTCGGCCGCATCGCCGCCGCCGAAAAGGCAGCGGCGAGCGGCGCTTATCTGGCCTGCTATTACACGGGGGGTCTGTTCGGCAGCCTGTTGGTAGGCCAGGTCTACGATCGCTTCGGCTGGAACATTTCAGTGTTGACACTGATAGCGACACTCGTTCTCGCAATGCTGTTGGCCGCCGCTTTGCGCGCCGACCACGCCGACAATGCCATAAGATCCGATTATCGAAACGGACAAGACACGGCATTACCAAATTCCGACGGCCGGCCTCATGCTTGA
- a CDS encoding DUF302 domain-containing protein: MMNISNAVRSAALIVTTIAASAQMSTAEAANSDGVVTVKSRYSVGETVDRIKRSVEQKGITLFGVIDQAKLGNAAGNKVRPSRLVMFGNPALGTTFLTANPLAGLDWPVRVLVYEAKDGTVYAAYTDFEWIAKRHQIASRNREFAMASQVIEALTEGVRE; this comes from the coding sequence ATGATGAACATCAGCAATGCAGTACGGTCGGCCGCCCTGATCGTCACCACGATCGCGGCGTCGGCTCAAATGTCGACGGCGGAGGCCGCAAACAGCGATGGGGTCGTCACCGTGAAGAGCCGATATTCGGTCGGCGAGACGGTAGACCGCATCAAGCGCAGCGTCGAGCAAAAGGGCATCACGCTGTTCGGCGTCATCGATCAGGCGAAACTCGGCAATGCGGCCGGCAACAAGGTGCGTCCCTCACGCCTGGTGATGTTCGGCAACCCGGCACTCGGTACGACATTCCTCACCGCCAACCCTCTCGCCGGACTCGATTGGCCGGTCCGCGTTCTCGTCTACGAGGCAAAGGACGGAACCGTATATGCCGCCTATACCGATTTCGAGTGGATCGCGAAGCGCCATCAGATTGCAAGCAGGAACCGCGAGTTTGCTATGGCCTCGCAGGTGATCGAAGCCCTCACCGAAGGCGTGAGGGAATAA